From a region of the Thermocrinis sp. genome:
- a CDS encoding ATP-binding cassette domain-containing protein: MENKNFAIEIKGLSLAIEGRQILKDITFNVRDGEIFTILGGSGSGKTTITKCIVSLLKPTSGQIKVFEKDISALSSTELNELRKNIGYVFQGAALFDSLRVWENVVFYYLEHSGMKEEDLKNTALKYLRMVGLGEETLELYPSELSGGMKKRVGIARAIATEPKLIIYDEPTSGLDPITSRLIDKLIIDLRDKTLSTALVVSHDMVSAFSISDRIMIIKDGQVVFIGTPREVLTYEDKFVREFLKSGLGELQKTNKGS, from the coding sequence ATGGAAAACAAAAACTTTGCCATAGAAATCAAGGGTCTTAGCTTAGCTATAGAAGGAAGACAAATACTTAAGGACATTACGTTTAATGTTAGAGACGGGGAGATATTTACCATACTCGGGGGGAGTGGAAGTGGTAAAACTACCATAACCAAATGCATAGTTAGTCTCCTAAAACCTACCAGCGGACAGATTAAGGTCTTTGAAAAGGATATATCAGCTTTAAGCTCTACAGAGCTAAACGAGCTGAGAAAGAATATTGGATACGTATTTCAAGGTGCTGCCCTTTTTGACAGTCTTAGAGTTTGGGAAAATGTGGTTTTCTACTACCTTGAACATTCAGGTATGAAGGAAGAGGATCTAAAAAATACGGCGCTGAAGTATTTAAGAATGGTAGGTTTAGGAGAAGAAACGCTTGAACTTTATCCTTCCGAACTTTCGGGAGGAATGAAAAAGAGGGTAGGAATAGCTCGTGCCATTGCAACAGAGCCAAAGCTTATCATTTACGATGAACCTACCTCCGGCTTGGACCCCATTACTAGCAGGTTAATAGACAAGCTAATTATTGACTTAAGAGATAAAACACTATCTACCGCTTTAGTGGTTTCTCATGATATGGTCTCCGCCTTTAGTATCTCGGATAGGATAATGATAATAAAGGATGGTCAGGTGGTATTTATAGGCACACCTCGTGAGGTTCTGACATACGAAGATAAGTTCGTCAGAGAATTCTTAAAAAGTGGCTTAGGAGAGCTTCAGAAAACAAACAAAGGCTCATGA
- a CDS encoding glutamine-synthetase adenylyltransferase: MVPTHWWISAQKYLLNPKKAEESFMELLKKHPEPKTLLDYLNERRFILLLKLMDQSECIRKFLLNHPEDFQRAIPGLWYVSKRKEDYLRELKEIINQSLDDREFSKRLAYYRHRELMRLLSKEILRTANLEEILREYSELPDAMLELAYSRAFEEAVEKYGKPLEENQRMASGCVIALGKLGSYELNYYSDIDLMFIHSSDKGSAGKLTLAEFFSKVFQKLVNLINTPTEEGKPYEVDLDLRPFGKSGPISMSLRSAELYYESYGRMWERFALLRARYSAGDEELFKTFDKEVKQPFVFRKYIDYRVLEEIRLIKAQINAQAKSKFMNRINVKTGEGGIREVEFMVQAMVILLGGKYPFLRESNTFRALWKLNQKGVFSDEEVKSLEEAYTFLRKLEHTVQLRNCIQTQSFSESEIPQIAKLMGLEEREFISKFKAHTQRISRMFYGMLPTQGEEELEPIMVALLDGDADTGRGILSSLGFKNPTRAFNILLNYVQGTVGIRLSSEERKQLISILPQIVSQVAKTPDPDETLNNLDKFFSNPTGRRVILSKSKEDFRLRLCKVFSLSSYLSTLISRNPDLVEDVLTLYQDYPELERLEEEFEKYRNTLGLSAENLFRRFKTVWEVRIALVYLLKQEDRYTKLEKFFDSLTSLADFLMEKLWEHLGINGQRLALYALGKYGSRELTIGSDLDLVFVGRSPSLEEVKFAQQMIKFITLHTSEGYLYKLDFRLRPMGSKGDLLPSVSFYRDYFERIARTWERIAWTRSRFVVGDQALKEEFDVMVKDFLFGKPITEKERREIRDMRFALENNAKKEKGVVDIKFGRGGLIDGEFLIQFYMLLEGIREPSMLKACRLLMSKHELLKEVYEIYLFLRLVETRHRLSKENAGSVLNSKDRERVASSIGMSPEDFEEKLTDSLRRMREIFLEVFD, from the coding sequence AACTTAAGGAAATAATAAACCAGTCTTTGGACGATAGGGAATTCTCCAAAAGATTAGCCTATTACCGCCACCGAGAGCTGATGAGACTGTTATCAAAGGAAATACTACGCACTGCCAACTTGGAGGAAATACTAAGGGAATACTCCGAACTTCCGGATGCCATGCTGGAGCTTGCTTACTCAAGAGCTTTTGAAGAGGCAGTGGAAAAATACGGAAAACCTCTGGAAGAAAATCAAAGGATGGCCAGCGGTTGCGTAATAGCCCTCGGTAAGCTCGGTAGTTATGAGCTCAACTACTACTCAGACATAGACCTAATGTTTATACACTCTTCCGACAAAGGCAGTGCCGGAAAGCTAACGCTTGCGGAGTTTTTTTCTAAGGTTTTCCAAAAATTGGTAAATCTTATCAATACTCCCACAGAAGAGGGCAAGCCCTACGAGGTAGACCTGGACCTCAGGCCCTTTGGAAAATCTGGACCTATAAGCATGTCTTTGAGAAGTGCAGAGCTTTATTACGAGTCCTACGGTAGAATGTGGGAGAGGTTTGCTCTTCTTAGGGCTCGCTACAGTGCAGGAGACGAAGAGCTTTTTAAGACCTTTGACAAAGAAGTAAAACAACCCTTTGTGTTCAGAAAGTACATAGATTACAGGGTCCTTGAGGAAATAAGGCTTATAAAGGCTCAGATAAACGCACAGGCAAAAAGCAAGTTCATGAATCGTATAAACGTGAAAACTGGCGAGGGGGGGATAAGGGAGGTGGAGTTTATGGTGCAGGCAATGGTCATACTCCTTGGGGGAAAGTACCCATTTTTAAGGGAAAGCAATACATTCAGAGCACTGTGGAAGCTAAACCAAAAGGGTGTATTTTCTGACGAAGAAGTAAAGTCCTTAGAAGAAGCTTACACCTTCCTAAGAAAGCTGGAGCACACTGTGCAGCTAAGAAATTGCATACAGACCCAAAGCTTTAGCGAATCTGAAATCCCTCAAATAGCCAAGCTAATGGGTTTAGAGGAAAGAGAGTTTATCTCAAAATTCAAAGCCCACACCCAAAGGATAAGTAGGATGTTCTACGGCATGTTGCCCACGCAAGGCGAAGAGGAGCTTGAACCTATAATGGTTGCGCTATTGGATGGTGACGCAGATACCGGAAGGGGAATTCTCTCTTCTTTGGGCTTTAAAAATCCCACAAGGGCTTTTAACATACTATTAAACTACGTACAAGGAACCGTGGGAATAAGGCTTTCTTCCGAAGAGAGAAAACAGCTTATAAGCATCCTACCACAAATAGTAAGTCAGGTAGCAAAAACACCAGACCCAGACGAAACTTTAAACAACTTGGACAAGTTCTTTTCCAATCCTACAGGAAGGCGAGTGATTCTTAGCAAATCGAAAGAGGACTTTAGGCTAAGGCTCTGTAAGGTCTTCTCTTTGTCTTCTTACCTTTCTACGCTCATAAGCAGGAACCCAGACTTAGTAGAAGATGTGTTAACGCTATACCAGGATTATCCAGAGTTAGAGAGGTTGGAAGAGGAGTTTGAAAAGTACAGGAATACACTTGGGTTGAGTGCGGAAAATTTGTTTAGAAGGTTCAAAACTGTTTGGGAGGTACGCATAGCTTTGGTCTATCTTTTGAAGCAAGAAGATAGATACACAAAGCTTGAAAAGTTTTTTGACAGTCTTACTTCTCTTGCAGACTTTCTTATGGAAAAACTTTGGGAACATTTGGGAATAAATGGTCAGCGCTTAGCTCTGTATGCCTTAGGCAAATACGGAAGCAGGGAGCTTACCATTGGTTCGGATTTAGACTTGGTGTTTGTTGGAAGGTCTCCGAGCTTAGAAGAAGTGAAGTTTGCCCAGCAGATGATAAAGTTTATAACCCTGCACACTTCGGAAGGATACCTTTACAAGCTTGACTTTAGGCTAAGACCTATGGGCAGCAAAGGGGATCTTTTACCTTCTGTAAGCTTTTACAGAGACTACTTTGAAAGGATAGCCAGGACATGGGAGAGGATCGCCTGGACCAGGTCAAGGTTTGTGGTAGGAGATCAAGCTTTAAAGGAAGAGTTTGATGTCATGGTTAAAGATTTTCTCTTTGGCAAACCTATTACCGAAAAGGAAAGGAGGGAAATAAGAGATATGCGCTTTGCCTTAGAGAACAACGCAAAGAAAGAGAAAGGTGTGGTTGATATAAAGTTTGGAAGGGGAGGGCTCATAGATGGGGAGTTTTTGATCCAGTTTTACATGCTTTTGGAGGGTATAAGGGAACCCTCAATGTTGAAAGCCTGCAGGTTGCTGATGTCAAAGCACGAGCTTCTTAAAGAAGTGTATGAGATATACCTCTTCCTTAGGCTTGTGGAGACAAGGCACAGGCTATCCAAAGAAAATGCTGGCTCTGTATTAAACAGTAAGGACAGAGAGAGGGTAGCCTCTTCCATAGGCATGAGTCCAGAGGACTTTGAAGAAAAACTCACCGATAGCCTAAGAAGAATGAGAGAGATCTTCTTAGAGGTTTTTGACTAA
- the galU gene encoding UTP--glucose-1-phosphate uridylyltransferase GalU produces MIRKAVLPVAGWGTRFLPATKAMPKEMFPVIDKPVVQFIVEECLHAGVENIIFVTGRHKRPIEHHFDINTDLEKHLEQMGKHDLLNNIREFSRLTNPIYIRQKEQLGLGHAVLVAEPVVGDEPFIVALGDIIIDGEENIIKRMIEIYERFGKSVIAVFEVDRKMVSKYGIVSVKPIEEDIGLIEDLVEKPKEEEAPSNLAIVGRYLFTPRIFEKLKVTPVGKGGEIQLTDAIKLLLEDEAVYSIKLKANVYDTGSPLGYLTTLVNFALKRKDIKDEFIKFLEDVVSKHSQWINKA; encoded by the coding sequence ATGATAAGAAAGGCTGTTTTGCCAGTGGCCGGGTGGGGGACAAGATTTCTACCAGCAACGAAGGCTATGCCTAAGGAAATGTTTCCAGTCATTGACAAGCCGGTGGTCCAGTTTATAGTAGAAGAGTGCCTCCATGCAGGTGTGGAAAACATTATTTTCGTAACAGGAAGGCACAAAAGACCTATAGAGCATCACTTTGACATAAACACTGATCTTGAAAAGCACTTAGAACAGATGGGCAAGCATGACTTGCTGAACAACATAAGAGAATTTAGCAGACTAACAAACCCTATATACATAAGACAAAAAGAACAACTAGGTTTAGGTCACGCGGTTCTTGTTGCAGAGCCTGTTGTGGGTGATGAACCTTTCATAGTAGCCCTTGGAGATATAATCATTGATGGTGAGGAAAACATAATAAAACGGATGATAGAAATATACGAGCGTTTTGGGAAAAGTGTTATAGCAGTTTTTGAAGTGGATAGAAAGATGGTAAGCAAATACGGCATCGTGTCGGTAAAGCCAATAGAGGAGGATATTGGCCTTATAGAGGACTTGGTGGAAAAACCTAAGGAAGAGGAAGCCCCATCCAACCTTGCCATAGTGGGTAGGTATCTCTTCACCCCAAGGATTTTTGAGAAGCTAAAAGTAACACCGGTAGGTAAAGGAGGAGAGATTCAACTAACGGATGCTATAAAACTTTTACTTGAGGATGAAGCAGTTTATTCTATAAAACTGAAAGCCAACGTCTATGACACAGGTTCGCCCCTGGGATATCTAACTACTTTGGTAAACTTTGCCTTAAAGAGGAAAGACATTAAGGATGAGTTTATTAAATTCCTTGAAGACGTCGTCAGTAAACATAGCCAATGGATAAATAAAGCTTAA
- a CDS encoding nicotinamide-nucleotide amidohydrolase family protein, protein MIVGLCKSEFLEGYVLRTFGLDKDSLRYPQVRSWIGGVDIYFNDEETWQRVKESLGIYVYADRRIEMEEVVGELLREKRLKLAVAESCTAGLLSARLVNVPGSSDYFVGGFVVYSNELKTKLLSVEKELLEKYGAVSEEVCRAMCIGALEETDADITVAITGVAGPSASERKPAGLTYVGLCTDKDVHVERHMLNLSRNENRFLATQIALNLLRKYLLGVLK, encoded by the coding sequence GTGATAGTTGGGTTGTGTAAGAGTGAATTTTTGGAAGGATACGTACTTAGAACCTTTGGTTTGGATAAGGATTCTTTGCGCTATCCGCAAGTTAGGAGCTGGATTGGCGGGGTGGATATATACTTCAACGACGAAGAAACTTGGCAGAGGGTCAAAGAGAGTTTAGGTATTTACGTATATGCGGACAGAAGGATAGAGATGGAGGAGGTGGTAGGAGAATTATTGAGGGAAAAGAGGCTTAAACTGGCTGTAGCGGAGAGTTGTACTGCAGGACTTCTTTCTGCTCGGCTTGTAAACGTCCCAGGAAGCAGCGATTACTTTGTAGGTGGATTTGTGGTCTATTCCAACGAGTTAAAAACCAAGCTTTTGAGCGTGGAAAAGGAACTGTTGGAAAAATACGGGGCTGTTTCTGAAGAAGTTTGTAGGGCTATGTGCATAGGGGCTTTGGAAGAGACAGATGCGGACATAACTGTTGCCATAACAGGCGTGGCTGGTCCATCAGCCAGCGAAAGAAAACCTGCAGGGCTTACCTACGTAGGTTTATGCACGGACAAAGATGTGCATGTTGAAAGGCACATGCTTAATCTTAGCAGGAACGAAAACCGTTTTTTGGCTACTCAGATAGCTTTGAACTTGCTAAGAAAATATCTTTTGGGAGTTTTAAAGTGA
- a CDS encoding class I SAM-dependent methyltransferase, with translation MVESLIDNISRYVNGGLSVEFHDGRVIGEGKCRVVIKHPKVIRDILRDPEMGFGEHYMKGDIEVKGSLEDLLCGCMRYFSDRKKASESNLLRLILRFFGILKYIEIKEVQRHYDLGNDFYSLWLDDSLTYSCAFFRSKDSTLEEAQQEKRRIIYEKLQLKEGDRLLDIGCGWGSIILEAAKLYDIEAVGITVSKQQYEYVKEKIREFNLERKVKVYLLHYEDLPKLDQKFNKVVSVGMFEHVGKGRHRRFFEIVSSVLENGGLFLLHTIGKVHPSSQSRWIRKYIFPGGYLPSIEEVLRAIRGFDFNLIDLDDWRIHYYFTLKEWLRRFYQVSQYVIEKYGQNFFRMWELYLTASAVSFYIGSNHLFQFLFSKGVVNDYPVMRRVFHEPLFVF, from the coding sequence ATGGTGGAAAGTTTGATAGATAATATATCAAGGTATGTTAACGGCGGCTTATCAGTAGAATTTCACGACGGAAGGGTAATAGGAGAGGGTAAGTGTAGGGTTGTGATAAAGCATCCAAAGGTAATTAGGGATATACTCAGAGATCCAGAAATGGGCTTTGGTGAGCATTACATGAAGGGAGATATTGAGGTCAAGGGCAGCTTAGAGGATTTGCTTTGTGGATGTATGAGGTATTTTAGTGACAGAAAGAAGGCTTCAGAATCTAATTTATTAAGATTAATTCTTAGGTTTTTCGGAATATTGAAGTACATAGAGATAAAAGAGGTTCAAAGACACTATGATTTGGGAAACGATTTTTACAGTCTTTGGCTTGATGATTCTTTAACTTATTCCTGTGCCTTTTTCAGATCCAAAGATTCTACCTTAGAAGAAGCTCAGCAAGAAAAGAGGAGAATAATATACGAAAAACTACAGCTAAAAGAGGGAGACAGATTGCTGGACATAGGATGTGGGTGGGGATCTATCATCCTTGAAGCGGCAAAGCTGTATGATATAGAGGCAGTTGGGATAACGGTTTCTAAACAGCAGTATGAGTATGTGAAAGAGAAGATAAGAGAATTTAACTTAGAGCGAAAGGTTAAGGTATATCTCCTACACTACGAGGATTTGCCTAAATTAGACCAAAAGTTTAACAAGGTAGTATCAGTGGGCATGTTTGAACACGTAGGAAAAGGAAGGCACAGAAGATTTTTTGAAATTGTTTCAAGTGTTTTAGAGAATGGGGGCTTATTTTTGCTTCATACCATAGGTAAGGTGCATCCCTCCTCCCAAAGCAGATGGATAAGAAAGTATATATTTCCCGGAGGATATCTTCCTTCCATAGAGGAGGTGCTAAGAGCTATAAGAGGCTTTGACTTCAACTTGATAGATTTGGACGACTGGAGGATTCATTATTATTTCACCCTAAAGGAGTGGTTAAGGAGGTTTTATCAGGTTAGCCAATATGTAATAGAAAAATACGGTCAGAACTTTTTTAGAATGTGGGAGTTGTATTTAACCGCTTCTGCTGTTTCTTTCTACATTGGCAGTAACCATCTGTTTCAGTTCCTTTTCTCCAAGGGTGTGGTAAATGATTATCCTGTAATGAGAAGAGTCTTTCATGAGCCTTTGTTTGTTTTCTGA
- a CDS encoding dehydrogenase — protein MTPPTIPLTVKPFDEQVVSLCAGCGCGCGYVLYREKGSIADLYGHPADPKGMGSLCSKGITYIQEITNNPLRLTGFYLNEKEPIALSEFEAFDLAKQKLKGKIAIILDRHLSSLEEYLLARLIGDVFVDAPVLDFKPSNVFYNMWQDYKLIIAWEAEPVFSEVMSMRYIVDAVEKGSHLVCISSRYSTVCSKAKTKLLMDPFQQISFMKKITQPEHEDPIATALKKKLHLFRGLLLINTNLLSSTFRNSLLNVLTDLVKHYNIDYSFVGDLMSFPAMELEKFVEDFEKYDSFVFFGNPLIYIPEEIRQRIKNRFSIHFTLFPNLTSQYSTLVVGASNYTERDFIAYRNSFGRIYFCPQSVQKPKGVVVPYEFLSKLFDLEVKIEEFIKLDTSLEGTRVELPSIEGRSFEEKQLPKGVVLHTANSLVEELGHWNPWTHSMEKYQKAYMSKRTAESLGLREDKITIRGKEFEVIISPNIADGVVFIPSSFEEFQPFDPGHSVGSFCKHPFYRYEVLE, from the coding sequence ATGACACCACCAACCATTCCTTTAACTGTAAAGCCTTTTGATGAGCAAGTCGTAAGCCTCTGTGCGGGCTGTGGTTGTGGCTGTGGTTATGTGCTCTACAGAGAAAAAGGATCAATAGCAGACTTATACGGACATCCTGCAGACCCAAAGGGTATGGGAAGCCTGTGTAGTAAAGGTATAACTTACATACAAGAGATTACCAACAATCCTTTAAGACTTACAGGTTTTTATTTGAACGAAAAGGAACCCATAGCTCTCTCTGAATTTGAAGCTTTTGACCTGGCAAAGCAAAAACTGAAGGGCAAGATAGCCATAATTTTGGACAGACATCTGTCAAGTCTTGAGGAATACTTGTTGGCAAGGCTCATAGGTGATGTTTTTGTGGATGCACCCGTTTTAGATTTTAAGCCTTCAAATGTATTCTATAACATGTGGCAGGATTATAAGCTAATAATTGCCTGGGAAGCGGAGCCCGTTTTTTCTGAAGTTATGTCTATGAGGTACATAGTAGATGCGGTTGAGAAGGGATCCCATTTAGTGTGTATAAGTTCAAGGTATTCCACAGTATGTTCAAAGGCAAAAACAAAACTTTTGATGGATCCCTTTCAACAGATAAGTTTTATGAAAAAAATAACACAACCAGAGCACGAAGATCCGATTGCCACCGCACTTAAGAAAAAGCTTCACCTTTTTCGGGGTTTATTGCTTATAAACACAAACCTTTTATCTTCTACTTTCAGGAACAGTCTTTTAAACGTGCTGACAGACTTGGTTAAACACTATAATATAGACTACAGCTTTGTGGGTGATCTTATGTCCTTTCCTGCCATGGAACTTGAAAAATTTGTAGAGGATTTTGAAAAATACGATAGCTTTGTATTTTTTGGCAATCCTCTTATTTATATACCAGAGGAGATAAGGCAGAGGATTAAAAACCGATTTTCTATTCACTTTACACTCTTTCCTAACCTTACTTCCCAATACTCTACTTTGGTTGTGGGTGCTTCCAACTACACTGAGAGGGACTTTATAGCCTACAGAAATTCCTTTGGAAGGATCTACTTTTGTCCCCAGAGCGTGCAAAAGCCCAAAGGGGTGGTGGTTCCATATGAATTTCTCTCAAAGCTATTTGATTTGGAGGTAAAGATAGAGGAGTTTATTAAACTGGATACTTCTTTGGAAGGGACAAGGGTAGAACTCCCTTCGATTGAAGGCAGGAGTTTTGAGGAGAAACAACTGCCTAAAGGGGTTGTTTTGCACACTGCCAACTCCCTTGTGGAAGAGCTTGGGCATTGGAACCCATGGACCCACAGCATGGAAAAGTATCAAAAGGCTTATATGTCAAAAAGGACTGCGGAAAGCTTGGGATTAAGGGAGGATAAGATAACCATAAGGGGTAAAGAGTTTGAAGTTATCATCAGTCCAAATATAGCGGATGGTGTGGTGTTTATTCCTTCTTCCTTTGAGGAGTTTCAACCTTTTGACCCTGGACACAGCGTAGGTAGTTTTTGTAAACACCCATTCTACAGATACGAGGTGCTGGAGTGA
- the lpxA gene encoding acyl-ACP--UDP-N-acetylglucosamine O-acyltransferase, with translation MRKIHPTAILSGEVELEEDVEIGPYSVLEGNITVARGTKIGARVSIKGEVQIGSDCKIYDGAVIGEEPQHLRYGGEKTKVIIGDRVIIREYVTIHRGTTFGTGVTIVESDVMLMAYAHVAHDCLVKRGAIMANCATLGGHVEVGEYAFIGGLSAVHQWARVGDYAMVGGVSGVSLDIPPFTRASGQHAHLYGINTVGLERRGFSKEKINILKKAYRILFRSNLLKKEAIELLLKDYGEHQEILRLVEFIQSSKRGVARDAGKIL, from the coding sequence GTGAGAAAAATTCATCCCACAGCAATTTTAAGCGGAGAGGTTGAACTTGAAGAAGATGTGGAAATAGGGCCTTACAGCGTGCTTGAGGGAAACATAACCGTGGCCAGAGGTACCAAAATAGGTGCGAGGGTGAGCATAAAGGGAGAGGTGCAGATAGGTAGCGATTGCAAAATATACGACGGGGCGGTCATAGGAGAAGAGCCTCAGCACCTTAGGTATGGGGGGGAGAAAACTAAGGTAATCATTGGTGATAGGGTAATAATAAGGGAATACGTTACCATTCACAGGGGCACGACCTTTGGAACAGGGGTAACTATTGTAGAAAGTGACGTTATGCTTATGGCTTACGCTCACGTAGCTCACGATTGCTTGGTAAAAAGAGGAGCCATAATGGCAAACTGTGCCACGCTGGGAGGACATGTAGAGGTAGGAGAGTATGCCTTCATTGGGGGCCTTTCTGCTGTCCATCAGTGGGCAAGGGTAGGAGATTATGCTATGGTGGGTGGAGTTTCGGGAGTTTCCTTGGATATACCACCCTTTACAAGAGCCTCTGGTCAGCACGCTCATCTGTACGGGATAAACACAGTAGGTTTAGAAAGAAGAGGCTTTTCAAAGGAGAAGATAAACATCCTGAAAAAAGCTTATCGCATACTGTTTAGAAGTAATCTTTTGAAAAAGGAAGCTATAGAGCTTTTACTAAAAGATTATGGAGAGCATCAGGAAATCCTAAGGTTGGTGGAATTTATCCAAAGTAGCAAAAGGGGAGTGGCAAGAGATGCAGGTAAAATCCTTTAG